In a single window of the Actinomycetota bacterium genome:
- a CDS encoding TIGR03557 family F420-dependent LLM class oxidoreductase, whose product MTTWGYTLSSEEFGPRALVEQARIAEDSGFSFLTVSDHFHPWTRSQGESPLVWTTIGGVAMATNGIPIGTGVSCPILRNHPTMVAQAAATCSSITDGRFFLGVGTGEWLNEHVIGGAWPPVDVRREMLAEAVGIMRRLWTGETVDHRGRYFTVDSARVFTEPAAPIEVIWAAAGPESAAAAAEHADGLWSTSPDPDVVGAYRAGGGTGPVYGQVTVCWASEREDAVKTALQVWPNAGVPGQLSQDLATWVEFEQVGELVTAEMITERIPCGPDPAPVVEQVRAYEDAGFDHIHFHQVGPDQRGFVDFWTSELAPALEG is encoded by the coding sequence ATGACCACTTGGGGCTACACACTGTCCAGCGAGGAGTTCGGACCGCGCGCGCTGGTCGAGCAGGCGCGCATCGCCGAGGACTCCGGGTTCTCGTTCCTCACCGTCTCCGATCACTTCCACCCCTGGACGCGGAGCCAGGGCGAGAGCCCGCTCGTATGGACCACCATCGGCGGAGTGGCGATGGCGACGAACGGGATCCCGATCGGCACCGGCGTCTCGTGCCCGATCCTGCGCAACCACCCGACGATGGTCGCCCAGGCCGCCGCGACGTGCTCGTCGATCACCGACGGGCGCTTCTTCCTCGGCGTGGGGACTGGGGAGTGGCTGAACGAGCATGTGATCGGCGGGGCATGGCCGCCGGTGGACGTGCGCCGGGAGATGCTCGCCGAGGCCGTCGGCATCATGCGCCGACTGTGGACCGGCGAGACCGTCGACCACCGTGGGCGGTACTTCACGGTCGACAGCGCGAGGGTGTTCACCGAACCCGCCGCGCCGATCGAGGTGATCTGGGCGGCCGCCGGACCGGAGTCCGCGGCGGCCGCTGCCGAGCACGCTGACGGCCTGTGGTCCACCTCCCCCGATCCCGACGTGGTCGGCGCCTACCGGGCCGGCGGTGGCACCGGCCCCGTCTACGGGCAGGTCACCGTCTGCTGGGCGAGCGAGCGCGAAGACGCGGTGAAGACGGCGTTGCAGGTGTGGCCGAACGCCGGCGTGCCCGGGCAGCTGTCCCAGGACCTGGCCACCTGGGTCGAGTTCGAGCAGGTCGGCGAACTGGTGACCGCTGAGATGATCACCGAGCGCATCCCGTGCGGTCCGGACCCCGCTCCCGTGGTCGAGCAGGTCCGCGCGTACGAGGACGCAGGCTTCGACCACATCCACTTCCACCAGGTGGGCCCCGATCAGCGCGGGTTCGTCGACTTCTGGACGTCGGAGCTGGCTCCCGCGCTCGAGGGATGA
- a CDS encoding amylo-alpha-1,6-glucosidase has translation MRSPLDAAAESVPVVGSPGELTLVDGRTFVISELSGNCTGGTHGLIYDDLRHLSYLRVAVGGARLHTLAATAPTPLSSVSVQRLHDADDVATRCLMVRRRWIARGLRDEIELVETGHAPRSLHVTLSVAADFAHLFDVKAARGGGACALRQVDGHWALERTERSGPRAATRLAFSIPPHEVDVASGTFAWSVEVTAGAPVRLTVTVEPVVDGSPAGLAFPIGTAPADALPLVRHREWRAAAPTLESTEPRLVTAVNQTFADLSALRIVDRSHPERVVVAAGAPWFMTLFGRDSLLTSWMTLPFDSSLAAGTLRELGELRGRADDPAADEQPGKILHELRRPGGGGAFTERQRYFGSVDATPLFVGLTAEAWRWGALDADDLHELAPSVRDALSWIIRYGDSDGDGFVDYRRRGPSGLTNQGWKDSWDGVTFANGMLSVPPIGLIEVQGYVYDALLGAAELIESAGVDTLGFDAADLRARAQQLRGRCNEVLWDERGWYALGVDGFGRPIDSLTSNPGHALWKGIAEPELADRYLDRVCDAGLWSGWGVRTLADTMAAYDPLSYHNGSVWPHDTAICAAGAARYGRFDVVDTIVEGMLAAVEHFGGRPPELFAGISRDEVPVPVPYPSSCSPQAWSSASILLLVRALLGIEPTRDGIELRRDDLDGLPWLRISGLCSRAGRLDLEVDDGVAVQRRAGHPSSAGASSDVQKSTNPR, from the coding sequence ATGAGGTCGCCGCTCGACGCCGCTGCGGAATCGGTGCCGGTTGTCGGCTCCCCCGGTGAGCTGACCCTCGTCGACGGCCGCACGTTCGTCATCTCCGAGCTCTCCGGCAACTGCACCGGCGGCACGCATGGGCTGATCTACGACGACCTGCGCCACCTCTCCTACCTTCGCGTCGCCGTCGGCGGGGCCAGGCTGCACACGCTGGCCGCGACGGCACCCACACCGCTGTCTTCGGTGTCGGTGCAGCGCTTGCACGACGCAGACGACGTCGCCACCCGCTGCCTGATGGTCCGGCGGAGGTGGATCGCCCGGGGCCTGCGCGACGAGATCGAGCTCGTGGAGACCGGCCACGCGCCGCGGTCGCTGCACGTGACCCTGTCCGTGGCCGCGGACTTCGCCCACCTGTTCGACGTGAAGGCCGCGCGCGGCGGCGGTGCGTGTGCTCTGCGACAAGTGGACGGGCACTGGGCCCTGGAGCGCACGGAGCGCAGCGGGCCGCGGGCAGCGACGCGTCTCGCGTTCTCGATCCCGCCGCACGAGGTGGACGTGGCCAGCGGTACCTTCGCCTGGTCGGTCGAGGTCACCGCCGGCGCGCCGGTGCGCCTCACGGTGACCGTCGAGCCCGTGGTCGACGGCTCGCCCGCCGGGCTCGCCTTCCCCATCGGGACCGCTCCTGCCGACGCCCTGCCGCTGGTGCGCCACCGCGAATGGAGAGCGGCGGCTCCGACGCTCGAGTCGACCGAACCGCGCCTCGTCACCGCGGTCAACCAGACCTTCGCCGACCTGTCCGCCCTGCGGATCGTCGACCGCAGCCACCCAGAGCGCGTCGTCGTCGCGGCCGGGGCGCCCTGGTTCATGACGCTGTTCGGACGGGACTCGCTGCTCACCTCGTGGATGACGCTGCCCTTCGACTCGTCCCTCGCCGCCGGGACCTTGCGCGAGCTGGGCGAGCTGCGCGGCAGGGCCGACGACCCTGCGGCCGACGAGCAGCCCGGCAAGATCCTGCACGAGCTGCGCCGGCCGGGCGGCGGTGGGGCGTTCACCGAGCGGCAGCGCTACTTCGGCTCGGTCGACGCTACGCCCCTCTTCGTCGGTCTGACCGCAGAGGCCTGGCGGTGGGGAGCGCTCGACGCCGACGACTTGCACGAGCTCGCGCCGTCGGTGCGCGACGCGCTGAGCTGGATCATCCGCTACGGGGATTCCGACGGTGACGGCTTCGTCGACTACCGCCGCCGTGGCCCGAGCGGGCTCACGAACCAGGGTTGGAAGGACAGCTGGGACGGGGTCACGTTCGCGAACGGGATGCTGTCGGTGCCTCCGATCGGCCTGATCGAGGTACAGGGCTACGTCTACGACGCGTTGCTCGGCGCGGCCGAGCTGATCGAGTCGGCCGGGGTCGACACCCTCGGCTTCGACGCCGCCGACCTCCGCGCCCGCGCGCAGCAGCTGCGCGGACGATGCAACGAGGTCCTCTGGGACGAGCGCGGCTGGTACGCCCTCGGCGTCGACGGATTCGGACGCCCGATCGACTCGCTCACCAGCAACCCCGGCCATGCGCTGTGGAAGGGGATCGCCGAACCCGAGCTCGCCGACCGCTACCTGGACCGTGTCTGCGACGCCGGCCTGTGGTCGGGATGGGGAGTGCGCACCCTCGCCGACACGATGGCGGCCTACGACCCGCTCAGCTATCACAACGGTTCGGTCTGGCCCCACGACACCGCGATCTGTGCCGCAGGTGCCGCCCGGTACGGTCGGTTCGACGTCGTCGACACGATCGTCGAGGGCATGCTCGCCGCGGTCGAGCACTTCGGAGGTCGTCCGCCCGAGCTGTTCGCCGGCATCTCCCGCGACGAAGTACCGGTTCCGGTGCCCTATCCGTCGTCCTGCTCGCCCCAGGCCTGGTCCTCGGCGTCGATCCTGCTGCTCGTGCGAGCGTTGCTCGGCATCGAGCCGACGCGCGACGGCATCGAGCTACGCCGCGACGACCTCGACGGGCTGCCCTGGCTGCGCATCAGCGGGCTCTGCTCACGCGCGGGCAGGCTCGACCTGGAAGTGGACGACGGCGTAGCGGTGCAACGCCGGGCGGGTCATCCCTCGAGCGCGGGAGCCAGCTCCGACGTCCAGAAGTCGACGAACCCGCGCTGA
- a CDS encoding CBS domain-containing protein, whose amino-acid sequence MQHMTISDLMTRELVVLESTTTAAEAALKMKQRDIGDVIVCDGGVVCGIVTDRDIVVRAVAEGKNPREVRLSEICSRDLVTVAPTDTVNHAVKLMGDRALRRLPVVQDGRPIGIVSLGDLARDRDRSSTLGEISSAPPNN is encoded by the coding sequence ATGCAGCACATGACCATCTCGGACCTGATGACCAGAGAGCTCGTCGTCCTCGAGTCGACCACCACCGCCGCCGAGGCCGCGCTGAAGATGAAGCAGCGCGACATTGGCGACGTGATCGTCTGCGACGGAGGCGTGGTGTGCGGCATCGTCACCGACCGCGACATCGTCGTTCGAGCGGTCGCCGAAGGCAAGAACCCCCGTGAGGTGCGGCTGAGCGAGATCTGCAGCAGAGACCTGGTGACCGTCGCCCCGACCGACACCGTCAACCACGCCGTCAAGCTGATGGGCGACCGCGCGCTGAGACGCCTGCCGGTCGTGCAGGACGGTCGCCCGATCGGCATCGTCAGCCTCGGCGACCTCGCGCGCGACCGCGATCGCAGCTCGACTTTGGGCGAGATCAGCTCTGCCCCGCCGAACAACTGA
- a CDS encoding metallophosphoesterase family protein: protein MTVRIAAVGDVHVGCDTRGRLASGLRSIATCADVLLLAGDLTQIGTVEEADCLANELADVTVPVVAVLGNHDHHAEESAAVVERLERASVQVLERTTTVVQVNGTSVGIAGTTGFGGGFAGRCASEFGEPLMKAFVRHSAMLADGLAESLRGLTSDVRIALLHYSPVPETLVGEPPEIYPFLGSYLLAEAIDKAGADLVVHGHAHRGTERGLTPGGVRVRNVAMPVIGAPFRVYELLPTERR, encoded by the coding sequence GTGACCGTCCGGATCGCCGCCGTCGGCGACGTGCACGTGGGCTGCGACACCAGGGGACGCCTGGCGAGCGGACTCCGCTCGATCGCCACCTGTGCAGACGTGCTGCTGCTCGCCGGGGACCTCACGCAGATCGGCACGGTCGAGGAGGCGGATTGCCTGGCGAACGAGCTGGCCGACGTGACCGTGCCGGTGGTGGCCGTGCTCGGCAACCACGACCACCACGCGGAGGAGTCCGCCGCCGTGGTGGAAAGGCTCGAGCGCGCCTCCGTGCAGGTGCTGGAGCGCACGACGACCGTCGTGCAGGTGAACGGCACCTCCGTCGGCATCGCCGGCACGACGGGCTTCGGGGGCGGCTTCGCCGGCCGATGCGCGAGTGAGTTCGGCGAACCGTTGATGAAGGCGTTCGTGCGGCACAGCGCGATGCTCGCCGACGGTCTCGCCGAGAGCCTCCGTGGGCTCACCTCCGACGTTCGCATCGCGCTGCTCCACTACTCGCCGGTGCCCGAGACGCTCGTCGGCGAGCCCCCGGAGATCTACCCGTTCCTTGGCAGCTACCTGCTCGCCGAGGCGATCGACAAGGCGGGCGCCGACCTGGTGGTGCACGGGCACGCGCACCGCGGCACCGAGCGCGGGCTCACGCCGGGCGGCGTCCGGGTGCGCAACGTCGCGATGCCCGTGATCGGCGCGCCGTTCAGGGTGTACGAGCTGCTCCCGACGGAGAGGCGGTGA
- a CDS encoding nucleotidyltransferase — protein sequence MRAAREIEEVRTSDRSFLAVLTESVRLVHEAAIPFAVIGGVASAAYGRPRHTNDIDFLCRAETADAVLSVLAGGGFLVEQTNPAWIYKAFRDDVVVDVIFKIKSDIYFDAEMAERIRWITFRGVDLPVAPPEDLIVTKAATTDETSPRHWYDALAILTGTELDWDYLLRRARNCPNRVASLLHFALSSDIPVPAGVVRSLDQRIADMWR from the coding sequence ATGCGCGCAGCGCGTGAGATCGAAGAGGTGCGGACCTCGGATCGGAGCTTCCTCGCCGTGCTCACCGAATCGGTGCGCCTCGTCCACGAGGCCGCCATCCCCTTCGCGGTGATCGGCGGGGTCGCCTCGGCCGCCTACGGTCGACCGCGGCACACCAACGACATCGACTTCTTGTGCCGGGCAGAGACCGCCGACGCCGTGCTGAGCGTCCTCGCCGGCGGGGGCTTCCTCGTCGAGCAGACGAATCCGGCGTGGATCTACAAGGCGTTCCGCGACGACGTCGTGGTCGACGTGATCTTCAAGATCAAGTCCGACATCTACTTCGATGCCGAGATGGCCGAGCGGATCCGGTGGATCACCTTCCGCGGCGTGGATCTGCCGGTGGCTCCGCCGGAGGACCTGATCGTCACCAAGGCGGCGACCACCGACGAGACCTCGCCGCGCCACTGGTACGACGCCCTGGCGATCCTGACCGGCACCGAGCTCGACTGGGACTACCTGCTCCGGCGCGCCCGCAACTGCCCCAACCGCGTCGCCAGCCTGTTGCACTTCGCGCTCTCGTCGGACATTCCCGTGCCGGCAGGTGTCGTGCGCAGCCTCGACCAGCGCATCGCCGACATGTGGAGATGA
- a CDS encoding glycosyltransferase family 4 protein has translation MRIAQIAPLYEDVPPATYGGTERVVAGLCDGLVAAGHDVTLFATATSTTTARLEPAVHSPLRSRMGAAELAEHGPRLHEQMLDEVLLRADEFDVIHSHVDLSLPYMSAVGSPYTPWLLTMHGRLDVAHARIALSRARGAALVSISDDQRRAVASLPLQWMATVPNGLALGDYHRHPRDDGGYLAFLGRMSHEKRPDVAIEVARRTGWQLKIAAKVDPFDTEYFRHEIEPLLAGDHVEFLGELGEAEKPGFFANAAATLFPSDWPEPFGLVMIESLAAGTPVIALRRGSVPEILEHGVSGFICDDPEDMVRAVDRIGEIDPADCRRRARDFGVEQMADGYERVYAELMARASAGATDARSA, from the coding sequence ATGCGCATCGCCCAGATCGCCCCCTTGTACGAAGACGTGCCGCCCGCGACGTACGGCGGGACCGAGCGTGTCGTGGCCGGCCTGTGCGACGGCCTCGTTGCCGCCGGCCATGACGTGACGCTCTTCGCGACCGCTACCTCCACCACGACTGCGCGCCTCGAGCCTGCCGTGCACAGCCCGCTGCGGTCACGCATGGGGGCGGCCGAGCTCGCGGAGCACGGGCCTCGCCTGCACGAGCAGATGCTCGACGAGGTGTTGCTGCGCGCGGACGAGTTCGACGTGATCCACAGCCACGTCGACCTCTCGCTGCCCTACATGAGCGCCGTCGGCTCGCCGTACACGCCCTGGCTGTTGACGATGCACGGTCGACTCGACGTCGCCCACGCCCGCATCGCGCTGTCCCGTGCCCGTGGCGCGGCGCTCGTTTCGATCAGCGACGACCAGCGGCGGGCGGTGGCGTCGCTGCCCCTGCAGTGGATGGCCACGGTGCCGAACGGGCTGGCGCTCGGCGACTACCACCGCCACCCGCGTGACGACGGCGGCTACCTCGCCTTCCTCGGACGCATGTCGCACGAGAAGCGGCCCGACGTCGCGATCGAGGTCGCTCGCCGCACGGGATGGCAGCTGAAGATCGCCGCCAAGGTCGACCCGTTCGACACCGAGTACTTCCGTCACGAGATCGAGCCGCTGCTCGCCGGTGACCACGTCGAGTTCCTCGGCGAGCTCGGCGAGGCCGAGAAGCCTGGCTTCTTCGCGAATGCTGCGGCGACGCTGTTCCCGAGCGACTGGCCCGAGCCGTTCGGGCTCGTGATGATCGAGTCGCTGGCCGCCGGCACACCGGTGATCGCGCTGCGCCGCGGCTCTGTTCCAGAGATCTTGGAGCACGGGGTCAGCGGATTCATCTGCGACGACCCCGAAGACATGGTGAGAGCGGTCGACCGGATCGGCGAGATCGACCCCGCCGACTGCCGGCGCCGTGCCCGCGACTTCGGGGTCGAGCAGATGGCCGACGGCTACGAGCGGGTGTACGCCGAGCTGATGGCCAGAGCGTCCGCGGGAGCAACGGATGCGCGCAGCGCGTGA
- a CDS encoding zf-TFIIB domain-containing protein yields the protein MQQITAGAPDPSISGISSIFAAPCPRCGADLMVVDGTTRGCPNCGGVFRHSLGHLVPLAASESI from the coding sequence ATGCAACAGATCACCGCCGGCGCGCCAGATCCGTCGATCTCCGGAATCAGCTCGATCTTCGCTGCCCCCTGCCCACGCTGTGGCGCCGACCTGATGGTCGTCGATGGCACGACGCGCGGCTGCCCGAACTGTGGAGGAGTGTTCCGGCACAGTCTCGGCCACCTGGTTCCCCTCGCGGCGTCGGAGAGCATCTGA
- the hypF gene encoding carbamoyltransferase HypF: MSCVARRSSADASPGSVASTVDVVRRRLRLTGVVQGVGFRPFVQRLATELGLAGFVGNDPDGVFVEVEGAAPSVEAFAARVRSDAPSLAVVETVTASAQAVHGDTGFRIAESVASCGAPTTLVPADVATCAECVCEIGDPGDRRYRYPFTNCTNCGPRFTIIRELPYDRARTTMDGFVLCAACLAEYRDPADRRFHAEPVACPDCGPQLAFERHGQDVIRGTDAVVAAVQESIAAGEVVAVKGIGGYHLACDASDRRAVALLRERKGRVDKPFALMVANLVVARELVELSAQDEDVLASPAGPIVLCPRRSDAPLADNVAPGSPYLGLMLPYSPLHHLLFRAVPDRTTRVPRVLVLTSGNLSDEPICTENGEARVRLAALADAYVTHDRPIHVSCDDSVVRTGSRGRHRALEPLRRSRGYAPLPVTLPFELAVPTLAVGGHLKNTFCVAAGRRAWMSQHVGDMDSLEALHAFEGGVERLCALYGIDAVRLAVDMHPGYVTSRWARENAGGREVVPVQHHHAHVAALMAEHGLGEAAQVIGMAFDGTGYGVDVEGHVSIWGGEVLVAGYAGFERVGHLRELPLPGADAAVRNPCRVALAYLAACGIDGGEGDLAPHRACSDEERRVVARMVERGSGCATTSSMGRLFDAVASLLGVRQRVTYEAQAAIELEALAAAHDSGGVVWPVEFAVDADGVIDPAPLLGGLVAGVRAGVPAAALAHGFHGAVAALVVDRAAAARAESGLDVVALTGGTFQNVLLTTLAREGLEAAGFEVLTHEVVPPNDGGLALGQAVVAGTRTA, encoded by the coding sequence ATGAGCTGCGTGGCTCGCCGATCATCGGCGGATGCATCGCCGGGGAGCGTCGCCAGCACCGTCGACGTCGTTCGCAGACGCCTGAGGCTGACCGGAGTCGTACAGGGGGTCGGGTTCAGACCGTTCGTGCAGCGTCTGGCGACCGAGCTCGGCCTCGCGGGGTTCGTCGGCAACGACCCCGACGGCGTGTTCGTAGAGGTGGAGGGCGCCGCACCATCGGTCGAGGCCTTCGCGGCGCGGGTGCGCTCCGACGCCCCGTCGCTCGCCGTGGTCGAGACGGTGACGGCGTCCGCGCAGGCGGTCCACGGCGACACGGGCTTTCGGATAGCCGAATCCGTCGCCTCCTGCGGTGCGCCTACCACGCTCGTGCCCGCCGACGTGGCGACATGCGCCGAGTGTGTGTGCGAGATCGGCGACCCCGGTGATCGTCGCTACCGCTATCCGTTCACGAACTGCACCAACTGCGGGCCGCGGTTCACGATCATCCGCGAGCTGCCCTACGACCGGGCGCGCACGACGATGGACGGCTTCGTGCTCTGTGCGGCCTGTCTCGCCGAATACCGGGATCCTGCGGATCGTCGCTTCCATGCCGAGCCGGTGGCGTGCCCCGACTGCGGTCCGCAGCTCGCGTTCGAGCGGCACGGTCAAGACGTGATCCGAGGAACCGATGCGGTGGTCGCCGCCGTGCAGGAGAGCATCGCCGCAGGTGAGGTGGTGGCGGTCAAAGGCATCGGTGGCTACCACCTCGCCTGCGATGCCTCCGACCGGCGCGCCGTGGCACTGTTGCGCGAGCGCAAGGGGCGCGTCGACAAGCCGTTCGCGCTGATGGTCGCGAACCTGGTCGTCGCGCGTGAGCTCGTCGAGCTCTCGGCGCAGGACGAAGACGTGCTCGCCTCGCCGGCTGGCCCGATCGTGCTCTGCCCGCGGCGCAGCGACGCGCCGTTGGCGGACAACGTCGCCCCCGGCAGCCCCTATCTCGGATTGATGCTGCCGTACAGCCCGTTGCACCACCTGCTCTTCCGGGCCGTGCCCGACCGCACCACCCGCGTGCCGCGCGTGCTCGTGCTCACGTCGGGGAACCTGTCCGACGAACCGATCTGCACCGAGAACGGCGAGGCCCGTGTGCGGCTGGCCGCGCTCGCCGATGCGTACGTGACCCACGATCGCCCGATCCACGTCTCGTGCGACGACTCGGTGGTGCGTACCGGGTCGCGGGGGCGGCACCGGGCACTGGAGCCGCTCCGGCGGTCCCGCGGTTACGCACCGCTACCGGTGACCCTTCCGTTCGAACTGGCCGTCCCCACGCTCGCCGTCGGCGGTCACCTGAAGAACACGTTCTGCGTGGCGGCGGGGAGGCGGGCGTGGATGAGCCAGCACGTCGGCGACATGGACAGCCTGGAGGCACTGCACGCGTTCGAGGGCGGCGTGGAAAGGCTCTGCGCGCTGTACGGCATCGACGCGGTACGCCTCGCCGTCGACATGCATCCCGGATACGTCACGTCTCGCTGGGCCCGCGAGAACGCCGGGGGCCGCGAGGTGGTTCCGGTGCAGCACCACCACGCACACGTCGCGGCGCTGATGGCCGAGCACGGCCTCGGCGAGGCCGCGCAGGTGATCGGGATGGCCTTCGACGGGACGGGCTACGGCGTCGACGTCGAAGGGCACGTCTCGATCTGGGGTGGCGAGGTGCTCGTCGCGGGGTACGCCGGCTTCGAGCGCGTCGGGCACCTACGAGAACTTCCTCTGCCGGGCGCCGACGCTGCGGTGCGCAATCCCTGCCGGGTCGCTCTCGCGTACCTGGCCGCTTGCGGCATCGACGGCGGTGAAGGCGACCTCGCCCCTCATCGCGCCTGCAGCGACGAGGAGCGCCGGGTCGTGGCCCGCATGGTCGAGCGCGGTTCGGGGTGCGCGACGACGTCGAGCATGGGTCGGTTGTTCGACGCCGTCGCCTCGCTGCTCGGGGTCCGCCAGCGCGTCACCTACGAGGCCCAGGCGGCGATCGAGCTCGAAGCACTGGCCGCGGCGCACGACAGCGGGGGTGTCGTGTGGCCGGTGGAGTTCGCGGTGGATGCCGACGGGGTGATCGATCCCGCCCCGCTGCTCGGCGGGCTCGTGGCCGGGGTGCGCGCCGGAGTGCCCGCGGCGGCGCTTGCCCACGGCTTCCACGGCGCGGTGGCGGCGCTGGTCGTCGACCGGGCGGCGGCGGCACGGGCCGAATCCGGCCTGGATGTCGTGGCGCTGACCGGCGGCACGTTCCAGAACGTCTTGTTGACGACGCTGGCACGGGAGGGCCTGGAGGCCGCCGGGTTCGAGGTGCTGACCCACGAAGTGGTGCCCCCGAACGACGGCGGGCTGGCCCTTGGCCAGGCGGTCGTCGCCGGAACGAGGACGGCCTGA
- a CDS encoding HypC/HybG/HupF family hydrogenase formation chaperone gives MCLGVPGLIVELYDDRGVQMADVDFGGVRRPVCMAYTPDAAVGDYAIVHAGFAIARLDEAAAQESLALYREMDAGEEEPSP, from the coding sequence ATGTGCCTCGGCGTGCCCGGGTTGATCGTCGAGCTCTACGACGACCGTGGAGTGCAGATGGCCGACGTCGACTTCGGCGGGGTGAGGCGGCCCGTGTGCATGGCTTACACACCGGACGCCGCCGTCGGCGACTACGCGATCGTGCACGCGGGGTTCGCCATCGCCCGCCTCGACGAAGCAGCTGCGCAGGAGTCGCTCGCGCTGTACCGCGAAATGGATGCGGGCGAAGAGGAGCCCTCGCCGTGA
- the hypD gene encoding hydrogenase formation protein HypD: MKYLSEFRDPEIAQSLLARIEAAVTRPWAVMEVCGGQTHSIIRYGIDQLLPEGLSLIHGPGCPVCVTPLEMIDRSLAIAARDGVVFCSFGDMLRVPGSSRDLTMVRAEGGDVRVVYSPLDALAIARDNLDREVVFFAVGFETTAPATAMAVHVARREGLGNFSMLVSHVLVPPAIGAIAASAASRVDGFLAAGHVCTVMGSAPYEPLSELHQVPIVVTGFEPVDVLDGIRRCVRQLESGRHEVENAYPRAVRRDGNPAAKAMLDDVFDVCDRRWRGIGVIPASGWRLSERYASFDAERRFDVADVQVEEPARCRAGDVLQGLITPDECECFGGECTPRNPLGAPMVSSEGACAAYYQYRYQYRGADG; this comes from the coding sequence GTGAAGTACCTCTCCGAGTTCCGCGACCCGGAGATCGCGCAGTCGCTCCTCGCCCGGATCGAGGCCGCGGTGACGCGTCCGTGGGCGGTGATGGAGGTGTGCGGGGGGCAGACGCACTCGATCATCCGGTACGGGATCGACCAGCTGCTGCCGGAGGGCCTCTCGCTGATCCATGGGCCCGGTTGCCCGGTGTGCGTGACCCCGTTGGAGATGATCGATCGCTCGCTCGCGATCGCGGCCCGTGACGGTGTGGTCTTCTGTTCGTTCGGCGACATGTTGCGCGTGCCGGGCAGCAGCCGTGATCTCACCATGGTGCGGGCCGAGGGTGGCGACGTGAGGGTCGTGTACTCGCCGCTCGACGCGCTGGCGATCGCCCGTGACAACCTGGATCGCGAGGTGGTCTTCTTCGCCGTCGGTTTCGAGACCACCGCGCCGGCGACCGCGATGGCCGTGCACGTCGCCCGCCGCGAGGGACTCGGCAACTTCTCGATGCTCGTCAGCCACGTGCTGGTCCCTCCCGCGATCGGCGCGATCGCGGCCTCGGCGGCGTCGCGGGTGGACGGCTTCCTCGCCGCGGGCCACGTCTGCACCGTGATGGGGTCGGCGCCGTACGAACCGCTCTCCGAGCTGCACCAAGTGCCGATCGTGGTCACCGGCTTCGAGCCCGTCGACGTGCTCGACGGCATCCGGCGCTGCGTGCGCCAGCTCGAGTCCGGCCGCCACGAGGTGGAGAACGCCTACCCGCGCGCCGTGCGACGCGACGGCAACCCGGCGGCGAAAGCGATGCTCGACGACGTGTTCGACGTGTGCGACCGCCGGTGGCGCGGGATCGGCGTGATCCCGGCGAGCGGGTGGCGGCTGAGCGAGCGGTACGCGTCGTTCGACGCCGAACGGCGCTTCGACGTCGCCGACGTGCAGGTGGAGGAGCCGGCGCGCTGCCGAGCCGGTGACGTGCTCCAGGGTCTGATCACCCCCGACGAGTGCGAGTGCTTCGGCGGGGAGTGCACGCCGCGCAACCCGCTCGGCGCGCCGATGGTGTCCTCCGAGGGTGCCTGCGCCGCCTACTACCAGTACCGCTACCAGTACCGCGGCGCCGATGGCTGA